GAAACGCAGGTGGACCTGTTCGCCGAACCGCCCGAGGCCGAGGGGCCGCTGGTAAGCCCGGCGGAAGCGGCACTGGCCGAACTGCAGCCCGACACCCTGAGCCCGCGCGAGGCGCTGGACGCGCTCTACCAGCTCAAGCGGCTGGTGCAGGGTTAGCCAGGCCGCGCAGGCGGCCGACCCCGGGAGAGCCTACTCGGCCGGAGCCACGGCGGGCTTGGGTGCCTTGGGCGTGCGCTCGAACTTGGTCTTGGCCGCGATCTGCTGGCCTTCGGACAGGCCGTCCATGTCGCGGTACAGGTGCACCGACAGAGCGATGTCGCCGGACTTGTTCTTGAGGCTGTGGGGCACGCCCAGCTCGTCAGGCCCGAAGCCAGCCCACGACCCCTGCGGCCGCGCATTTTTGTCGGTCTTGTCGGCCAGCGGCGTTTTGTCTTTCGTTTCGCCGGTCGGTCGGTAGATCCGCTCCGACAAATTGCCCTTCAGGATGAAAGAAGCGCACTCGTTGGGATGGTCGTGGATGGGGGTCTTTTGCTTGGCATCGAACACGAACAGTTGCAGGCAGAACGACTCTCCTTCCTTTGCGTGGCTGTGCAGCAGATAGCGGCCGTAACCCGCCAACTGGGTGGCGTCCTTGGGCTGATAGATATCGGTGGACAGCTGGGCTTGCTCCAGCAGGCCCGGGAGGGCGTCCGCCACGCAATCGCGCACGTCCTTGCCGGCCGCGATCTCGGCTTGCACGGAGGCTTGCTGCAAAAACTTCTGCACGCCGGCCTCCAGGCGCTTTTGGTTGCCCGCGTGCTCGGGCAGGTTGTCTGCAGGGATGGCGGTATAGACACCCGGCAGCGCCGCTTCGCGGGCGGTGATCGTGGATTCCGCAGCGGCCACAGTGGTCAAGGGGCGCACACTTTGCAGGTGCTGAAGCCCGGCCGGGGCGCAGAGGGAATGCGCCCTGCGGCGACTGAAACGCAGCGCCGGACTGGAACGATGCGAGGCTGCCCCGGGCTTGCGGCGATGCGCTGCCCGAATGGGCCTTGCCCCCTCCCGCACGGGCATTCAAGCCCGGCGGCGCGAAACCCGGCCGCGATTGGCCGGCGGTGGTGGCGCCCGACGCGGCCTTTTTGGCCGCATGGGCGGTCGGTTGTTGCGATGCCATCTGTTTGAGGAGGCGGCTGCCCGTGGAGACGAGCCTGGATGCATTGGTCATGGAAAAAACACCTTTCGAAGCGGTAAAGAAAGCGAGAACGGCGACTACTTGATCCGTCGCTTAACCCACCCGCCATTCTTCGAACCACAAGGCGGAATCCCGCCCGACACGCGAAGCCGATGTCCGGAAATGCGAATGTCTTTTCATATTGCGAAATCATCTGAAACATTGGCGACACGCCGCACCGTTTGTCCCCTGTTTCTGACGCACCGTCTTGGGGCAAGTCCGCAGCGCAACGGCGACAACGCCTACACTCGACCCTTTGTCCCCCAATTGCCCTCCATGACGTATTGCGTCGCCATCAAGCTCAACGCCGGACTGGTTTTCCTGTCCGATTCCCGCACCAATGCGGGCCTGGACCAGATCAGCTCCTTTCGCAAGATGATGATCTACGAGAAGGCGGGCGACCGATTCATGGTGCTGCTGTCCGCCGGCAACCTGAGCATCTCCCAGTCGGTGCGCGAGATCCTGCAGTCCGAGCAGCTCACCGACCGCGAGGGCGGCGAGCCGATGACGATCTGGAATGCCAAGAGCATGTTCGATGCCGCCCGCGTGCTGGGCGCCGCCGTGCGCCACGTGCATGAACGCGACGGCGCTGCGCTCAAGCGCTCGGGTGTGGACTTCAATGTCTCGCTGGTGTTCGGCGGGCAGATCCAGGGCGAGGGCATGCGGCTCTTTCAGGTGTACTCGGCGGGCAACTTCATCGAAGCCACGTCCGAGACGCCGTACTTCCAGGTGGGCGAATCCAAATACGGCAAGCCCGTGCTCGACCGCGTGCTGACGCCCGACACGCCGCTGGACGAGGCCGCCAAGTGCGCGCTGGTGTCCATGGACAGCACGCTCAAGTCCAACCTCTCGGTAGGCCTGCCGCTGGACCTGGTGGTGTACGAGGTGGGCCAGTTCGCCACCGACAAGATCGTCTGCATCGACGAGCACAACCCCTACTTCCGCATGCTGCACAACAGCTGGGGCGAGAAGCTGCGCGAGGTGTTCGACAGCATCGAAGACCCCGCATGGCACGGCGGCCTGACCAAGGTGCCGATCAAGGTCGAGCCATCGCGCAGCCGCCCGATCAAGAAGATCACCAACCCGCGCGACAAGCTCGTCTGACGCCCTGGCGGCACGCCGCCACGGCAGCAGCCGCCGAA
This region of Acidovorax sp. GBBC 1281 genomic DNA includes:
- a CDS encoding cysteine dioxygenase; translation: MTTVAAAESTITAREAALPGVYTAIPADNLPEHAGNQKRLEAGVQKFLQQASVQAEIAAGKDVRDCVADALPGLLEQAQLSTDIYQPKDATQLAGYGRYLLHSHAKEGESFCLQLFVFDAKQKTPIHDHPNECASFILKGNLSERIYRPTGETKDKTPLADKTDKNARPQGSWAGFGPDELGVPHSLKNKSGDIALSVHLYRDMDGLSEGQQIAAKTKFERTPKAPKPAVAPAE
- a CDS encoding proteasome-type protease, giving the protein MTYCVAIKLNAGLVFLSDSRTNAGLDQISSFRKMMIYEKAGDRFMVLLSAGNLSISQSVREILQSEQLTDREGGEPMTIWNAKSMFDAARVLGAAVRHVHERDGAALKRSGVDFNVSLVFGGQIQGEGMRLFQVYSAGNFIEATSETPYFQVGESKYGKPVLDRVLTPDTPLDEAAKCALVSMDSTLKSNLSVGLPLDLVVYEVGQFATDKIVCIDEHNPYFRMLHNSWGEKLREVFDSIEDPAWHGGLTKVPIKVEPSRSRPIKKITNPRDKLV